A genomic region of Pseudomonas abietaniphila contains the following coding sequences:
- the tadA gene encoding tRNA adenosine(34) deaminase TadA, translating to MRQPHIIDRSRDQHFMREALALAAEGALLGEVPVGAVVVQDGEIIGRGFNCPISGSDPSAHAEMVAVRAAAQAVSNYRLPGSTLYVTLEPCSMCAGLIVHSRITRVVFGATEPKAGVVQSQGQFFTQPFLNHRVLFEGGVLGEECGAMLSEFFRMRRAKG from the coding sequence ATGCGGCAGCCGCACATCATTGATCGCAGCCGCGATCAGCATTTCATGCGAGAAGCACTGGCGCTGGCCGCCGAAGGCGCGCTGCTGGGCGAGGTTCCGGTAGGCGCGGTGGTGGTTCAGGACGGCGAGATCATCGGTCGCGGTTTCAACTGCCCGATCAGTGGCAGCGACCCGAGCGCGCACGCTGAAATGGTTGCTGTTCGCGCGGCGGCTCAGGCGGTCAGCAACTACCGTCTGCCGGGCAGCACGCTCTATGTCACGCTCGAACCCTGCAGCATGTGCGCAGGCCTGATCGTGCATTCGCGAATCACGCGCGTGGTGTTCGGTGCCACCGAGCCCAAGGCGGGCGTGGTGCAGAGTCAGGGGCAATTCTTCACTCAGCCTTTTCTCAACCATCGGGTGTTGTTCGAAGGCGGCGTTCTGGGCGAGGAGTGTGGGGCGATGTTGAGCGAGTTTTTCAGAATGAGAAGGGCGAAAGGTTGA